One window from the genome of Gadus morhua chromosome 16, gadMor3.0, whole genome shotgun sequence encodes:
- the LOC115561564 gene encoding putative nuclease HARBI1, with translation MYIRNGHLSKWVVRQESGTTILKTAKSPSVSPFKTLLCNLPVKLRLHIIFLLHSGMEYVLGQRIRRQRERVYRPRHTYLSLSEEECRRKLRLTRQAVTNICHLLADELGTDARCPYALPVAVKITAALHFYASGSFQHPLSCIGRISQSAVSSAIHAVTSGLVQHAGEYIKFPVTPDIQERTKQEFWTKYGFPGVLGAIDCTHVQLRAPSLNALTYINRKGTHSINIQIISDANFRINHVFANYPGSSHDSFILANSTIPAIFEGNPPLDGWLLGDNGYPLKTWLMTPFLMPATVREMAFNRKHTQTRSVIERTFRILKMRFRCLDRSGGTLHYGPQKVAAFFVACCVLHNIAMNHGCVDDINEDRLEDLMRHDAELHVLMPLRPNAPAAARERRAHLSEELHRI, from the coding sequence ATGTATATAAGGAATGGACACCTGTCAAAGTGGGTTGTCCGTCAAGAATCAGGAACCACAATTCTGAAGACTGCGAAATCACCTTCTgtaagtccatttaaaaccttaCTCTGCAACTTACCAGTTAAGTTGAGGTTACACATAATTTTTCTATTGCACAGTGGAATGGAATACGTCTTGGGACAGAGGATCAGACGCCAAAGGGAGAGGGTCTACCGGCCCAGACACAcctatctctccctgagtgaggAGGAATGCAGGCGTAAGCTACGCCTGACCCGTCAGGCTGTCACCAACATCTGTCATCTCCTGGCAGATGAGCTGGGGACTGATGCACGCTGTCCCTATGCCCTCCCCGTTGCAGTGAAAATTACAGCGGCACTGCATTTCTATGCATCTGGGTCGTTCCAGCATCCCCTTAGTTGTATTGGACGCATTTCACAATCGGCAGTAAGTTCGGCTATACATGCAGTTACGTCAGGTCTAGTCCAACATGCTGGGGAATACATAAAATTCCCCGTTACACCTGACATCCAGGAAAGAACTAAGCAGGAGTTTTGGACCAAGTATGGGTTCCCTGGCGTCCTTGGTGCTATAGACTGCACCCATGTGCAGCTACGTGCCCCATCACTAAACGCACTCACATACATAAACCGGAAGGGAACTCATTCAATTAACATCCAAATAATTTCCGATGCTAATTTTCGAATAAATCATGTCTTTGCCAATTACCCTGGCTCAAGCCATGACTCCTTCATATTGGCAAACTCGACCATTCCTGCCATATTCGAGGGGAATCCTCCCTTGGATGGGTGGCTGTTGGGGGACAACGGCTATCCGTTGAAGACATGGCTCATGACCCCATTTCTTATGCCAGCAACAGTGCGCGAAATGGCattcaacaggaaacacacacaaacacgtagtGTAATTGAACGTACTTTCAGGATTCTGAAAATGCGCTTCAGGTGTTTGGATAGGTCAGGTGGTACTTTACATTATGGTCCTCAAAAAGTCGCAGCATTCTTTgtggcatgttgtgttttacacaacaTTGCCATGAATCATGGATGTGTCGATGACATTAATGAGGATAGATTAGAGGACTTAATGAGACATGATGCTGAACTGCATGTGCTGATGCCATTACGTCCAaatgccccagcagcagcacgggagaggagagctcatctGTCAGAGGAGCTGCATCGTATATAG